The following proteins come from a genomic window of Gottfriedia acidiceleris:
- a CDS encoding RidA family protein: MQLIHTDHAPKAIGPYSQAIIANGLLYTSGQIPLTVEGNIVEGGIEEQTKQVFANLKAVLEEAGTDLSKVIKTTVFLKDLTTFVDFNAIYEEFFNGHKPARSCVEVARLPKDVLVEIECIALV; encoded by the coding sequence ATGCAATTAATTCATACTGATCATGCACCGAAAGCAATTGGACCATATTCTCAAGCAATAATTGCTAATGGATTATTATACACTTCTGGACAAATTCCTTTAACTGTAGAAGGAAATATTGTAGAAGGCGGAATTGAGGAACAAACAAAGCAAGTGTTTGCTAACCTTAAGGCTGTTCTAGAAGAAGCTGGAACAGACTTATCAAAAGTTATTAAAACAACTGTATTTTTAAAAGATTTAACTACTTTTGTTGACTTTAATGCTATTTATGAAGAGTTTTTCAATGGACACAAGCCTGCAAGAAGCTGTGTCGAAGTTGCAAGACTACCTAAAGACGTCCTAGTAGAGATCGAATGTATCGCATTAGTATAA
- the spoVG gene encoding septation regulator SpoVG, whose product MEVTDVRLRRVNTEGRMRAIASITLDHEFVVHDIRVIDGNNGLFVAMPSKRTPDGEFRDIAHPINSSTRSKIQDSVLAEYHRVGELEEDFEEAGAS is encoded by the coding sequence ATGGAAGTGACAGACGTAAGACTACGCCGCGTAAACACGGAGGGTCGTATGAGAGCTATCGCATCAATTACATTAGATCATGAATTTGTTGTTCATGATATTCGCGTAATCGATGGTAATAACGGTTTATTTGTAGCAATGCCAAGTAAACGTACTCCGGATGGAGAGTTCCGTGATATCGCTCATCCGATTAACTCTTCAACTCGTAGCAAAATACAGGATTCTGTATTAGCTGAATATCACCGTGTAGGTGAGTTGGAAGAAGACTTTGAAGAAGCAGGTGCTTCTTAA
- the glmU gene encoding bifunctional UDP-N-acetylglucosamine diphosphorylase/glucosamine-1-phosphate N-acetyltransferase GlmU has protein sequence MSNKYAIVLAAGKGTRMKSKLYKVLHPVCGKPMVQHVVDHVMSVGVQNIVTVVGHGAELVKTQIGDHSEYALQAEQLGTAHAVIQAAPMLKDKEGTTLVICGDTPLISPETIQALFDEHEKLQAKATILTAHLEDSTGYGRIIRGENGSVLKIVEHKDASPEELTVQEINTGTYCFDNKALFEALNEVNNNNAQGEYYLPDVIEILKAKGEIVAAYKTANFDETLGVNDRYALSIAESVMRKTINKKHMLNGVTIIDSASTYISADAKIGSDTIIYPGTMVYGNSIIGTGSTIGPNTEIIDSEIGNDTVIKQSVVHESKIGDSTTVGPFAHIRPASTLGDEVRIGNFVETKKVTFGNGSKASHLSYIGDAEIGQGVNLGCGSITVNYDGKNKFKTTIEDNVFVGCNSNLIAPVTVKKGSYIAAGSTITDEVPEDSLAIARARQVNKEGYYKN, from the coding sequence ATGTCAAATAAATATGCGATTGTTCTAGCTGCAGGAAAAGGTACTAGAATGAAATCAAAATTATATAAAGTACTTCACCCTGTTTGTGGGAAGCCTATGGTTCAACATGTTGTAGACCACGTAATGTCAGTTGGTGTACAAAATATTGTAACTGTTGTAGGTCACGGAGCGGAATTAGTTAAAACACAAATAGGTGATCATAGCGAATATGCTCTACAAGCTGAGCAATTAGGTACTGCACATGCTGTTATTCAAGCGGCGCCAATGTTGAAGGATAAAGAAGGAACTACTTTAGTAATCTGTGGAGACACACCATTAATTTCACCAGAGACAATTCAAGCATTATTCGATGAGCATGAAAAATTACAGGCAAAAGCTACAATTTTAACAGCCCATCTTGAGGATTCAACTGGTTATGGTAGAATAATTAGGGGCGAAAATGGGTCTGTATTAAAAATTGTGGAGCATAAGGATGCAAGTCCAGAAGAGCTAACAGTTCAAGAAATCAATACAGGTACATATTGCTTTGATAATAAAGCATTATTTGAAGCATTAAATGAAGTAAACAATAATAACGCTCAAGGTGAGTACTACTTACCAGATGTTATTGAAATACTAAAAGCAAAAGGTGAAATAGTAGCTGCATATAAAACAGCAAATTTCGATGAAACATTAGGTGTAAATGATCGATATGCATTATCTATTGCAGAATCAGTCATGCGCAAAACTATTAACAAAAAGCATATGTTGAACGGTGTAACAATTATCGATTCAGCTAGCACATATATCTCTGCAGATGCAAAAATTGGTTCGGATACAATTATTTACCCTGGTACAATGGTCTATGGAAATAGTATAATTGGAACGGGTAGTACAATTGGCCCAAACACTGAAATTATCGATAGTGAAATTGGTAATGATACAGTTATTAAGCAATCAGTTGTACATGAAAGTAAAATTGGTGATTCAACTACAGTTGGCCCATTTGCTCACATTCGTCCTGCGTCAACATTAGGTGATGAAGTTCGAATTGGAAATTTTGTTGAAACGAAGAAAGTTACTTTTGGCAACGGAAGTAAAGCATCTCATTTAAGTTATATTGGTGACGCGGAAATTGGTCAAGGTGTTAATCTTGGTTGTGGCTCAATCACTGTGAACTATGATGGTAAAAATAAATTTAAGACAACGATCGAGGACAATGTCTTTGTTGGTTGTAATTCAAATCTGATTGCACCTGTAACTGTGAAAAAAGGTTCATACATTGCAGCTGGTTCAACAATTACTGATGAAGTTCCAGAAGATTCACTAGCAATTGCAAGAGCAAGACAAGTGAACAAAGAAGGTTACTATAAAAATTAA
- a CDS encoding ribose-phosphate diphosphokinase yields MPNHYPDKHLKVFTLNSNPKLAEEIAKHIGVELGKCSVSRFSDGEVQINIEESIRGCDVFIIQSTSFPVNESIMELLIMIDALKRASAKTINIVIPYYGYARQDRKARSREPITSKLVANLLETAGSTRVITLDLHAPQIQGFFDIPIDHLLGVPILSDYFRKKQLEDIVIVSPDHGGVTRARKMADRLKAPIAIIDKRRPKPNVAEVMNIIGNIDGKTAILIDDIIDTAGTITLAANALVEHGAKEVYACCTHPVLSGPAIDRIENSCIKELVVTNSICLTEDKKTDKLVELSVAGLLGEAIIRVYEEQSVSTLFD; encoded by the coding sequence ATGCCTAATCATTATCCAGACAAGCATTTAAAAGTATTTACTCTAAACTCGAATCCTAAATTGGCTGAAGAAATTGCAAAACACATTGGTGTAGAGCTTGGTAAATGTTCGGTTTCTCGTTTTAGCGATGGAGAAGTGCAAATTAACATTGAGGAAAGTATCCGTGGTTGTGATGTATTTATCATTCAATCAACAAGTTTCCCTGTAAATGAAAGTATTATGGAATTATTAATTATGATTGATGCTTTAAAACGTGCATCGGCAAAAACAATTAACATTGTAATTCCTTACTACGGTTACGCTCGTCAAGATCGTAAAGCTCGTTCACGTGAGCCGATTACATCGAAGTTAGTTGCAAATCTACTTGAAACTGCGGGATCAACTCGAGTGATTACACTTGATTTACATGCTCCACAAATTCAAGGATTCTTTGATATTCCGATTGATCACTTATTAGGTGTACCTATCCTTTCAGATTACTTTAGAAAAAAACAGCTTGAAGATATCGTAATTGTTTCTCCTGACCACGGTGGAGTAACGAGAGCTCGTAAAATGGCAGATCGTCTAAAAGCTCCGATTGCTATCATTGATAAACGTCGTCCAAAACCAAATGTTGCTGAAGTTATGAACATCATCGGTAATATTGATGGTAAAACGGCTATCTTAATTGATGATATTATTGATACAGCGGGTACGATTACACTTGCTGCTAATGCATTAGTAGAGCATGGTGCAAAAGAAGTATATGCATGTTGTACACATCCTGTATTGTCTGGACCGGCAATTGATCGTATTGAAAACTCTTGTATTAAAGAATTAGTTGTAACAAATTCAATTTGTCTTACTGAAGATAAAAAGACTGATAAACTTGTTGAGTTATCAGTTGCTGGCCTATTAGGTGAAGCGATTATCCGTGTATATGAAGAGCAATCAGTAAGTACTTTATTTGATTAA
- the pth gene encoding aminoacyl-tRNA hydrolase, protein MKLFVGLGNPGREYERTRHNIGFIAIDELAHRWGFSLTQQKFNGIYTSGIVNGEKVFLLKPLTYMNLSGECVRPFMDYFNIDIEDLVVLYDEMDIPTGKLRLRTKGSAGGHNGIKSLIQHLGTQEFQRVRIGVDRPSNGMSVVNHVLSNFFEEEIAEVVDGVKRAADACEYFLKHSFVDVMNQYNKK, encoded by the coding sequence ATGAAGTTGTTTGTAGGATTAGGCAACCCAGGTAGAGAGTATGAAAGAACGCGACATAATATTGGATTCATTGCGATCGATGAATTAGCTCACCGATGGGGCTTTTCATTAACCCAACAAAAATTTAATGGTATTTATACTTCAGGAATTGTGAACGGAGAAAAAGTTTTTTTGCTAAAACCTTTGACATATATGAACTTGTCAGGTGAATGTGTAAGACCATTTATGGATTATTTTAATATTGATATAGAAGATCTTGTCGTTCTATATGATGAAATGGATATTCCAACCGGAAAGCTACGTCTACGTACAAAAGGAAGTGCTGGGGGTCATAATGGTATAAAGTCATTAATTCAGCATTTAGGAACACAAGAATTTCAACGTGTTCGAATTGGTGTAGATCGTCCATCAAATGGAATGAGTGTTGTAAATCATGTGTTATCAAACTTTTTTGAAGAAGAAATTGCTGAAGTAGTTGATGGTGTAAAAAGAGCTGCAGATGCATGTGAATATTTTTTAAAGCATTCTTTCGTGGATGTAATGAATCAATATAATAAAAAATAA
- a CDS encoding anti-sigma-F factor Fin, with the protein MELLDCQCRYCSKQMGSIEKQQLLQVSSSYCHSFDEELSDFVNFIQSPNQVIYIVCEDCEMTLSEFPHYHEYKNFIN; encoded by the coding sequence ATGGAATTATTAGATTGTCAGTGTCGGTATTGTAGTAAACAAATGGGTAGTATTGAAAAACAACAGTTGTTACAAGTTTCATCTTCGTATTGTCATTCTTTCGATGAAGAATTAAGCGATTTTGTAAATTTTATTCAATCTCCTAATCAAGTAATTTATATTGTGTGCGAGGATTGCGAAATGACTCTATCTGAGTTTCCACATTACCATGAATATAAGAATTTCATAAATTAA
- the mfd gene encoding transcription-repair coupling factor, which produces MIGLIEQFNQYKDIKKVINGLKNGLKEQLVTNLTGSAKTLLAGAVFKETGQTQLIVTNNLLQAQKVSEDLKSVVGEDKVFLYPANELIASEIAVSSPELRSQRLIALNSLMSKKPSVVVTPVSGLIGFLPSPELWNNYQINFEIGEEINLSNLISKFVQMGYERVGMVESKGEFSVRGGILDIYPLTYEDPIRIELFDTEIDSIRSFSPDSQRSITKYESVHIGPATERIISKTDLQLGVQRIEQAFKTTLSKISDQQVKELLVEKVTYDLEQLKQGQLIDQIYKYFGLIYENQFSLLDYVPKETVVVIDEISRVQEIVEQLKKDEAEWYTSLLAEGNALHGVSFSHDFFELLHSRKRQQIHTSLFPRRVPHTHPEQVVSIQCKSMQEFHGQMNLLKNELDRWKKNNYTIVMLGESDERTNKIENILEDYKIEGKIVSSLEQIKNGEVYILKGDLRSGFELPLEKFVLITERELFTKKAKKKKRINTKLSNAERIKNYSELKVGDYVVHVNHGIGKFLGIETLEINGIHKDYLHIRYHGDDKLFVPIEQIDQVQKYVGSEGKEPKIYKLGGTDWKKVKKKVEGSVQDIADDLIKLYAEREASKGYAFSPDGLEQQEFESSFPYQETDDQLRSIHEIKKDMERERPMDRLLCGDVGYGKTEVAIRAAFKAIVEGKQVAILVPTTILAQQHFETLRERFQDHPINIGLLNRFRSRKQQLETMKGLKEGSVDIVVGTHRLLSKDILYKDLGLLIIDEEQRFGVSHKEKIKQLKANIDVLTLTATPIPRTLHMSMLGVRDLSVIETPPENRFPVQTYVVEYNAALVREAIERELARDGQIYFLYNRVEDIERMAEQISMLVPDAKVAVAHGRMNEGELESVMYAFLDGQYDVLVSTTIIETGVDIPNVNTLIVYDADRMGLSTLYQLRGRVGRSNRVAYAYFTYKQDKVLTEVAEKRLQAIKEFTELGSGFKIAMRDLSIRGAGNLLGAQQHGFIDSVGFDLYSQMLKDAIEQRRGVKKEDIISIEIDIEVDAYLPDTYIQDSKQKIEMYKQFRRVETFEELNDLQDELMDRFGDFPLEVGYLCQVAHIKLLAIAEKIELIKQVKSEVSVYFSEKASANIDGGKLFQLCNSFGRGIGLGMDGSKLKVTFDVKGKNPADWLTTLEGLINGLKNVKKESVNA; this is translated from the coding sequence GTGATTGGTTTAATTGAACAATTTAACCAGTATAAAGATATTAAGAAAGTAATAAATGGCCTGAAAAATGGTCTAAAAGAACAATTGGTTACAAACTTAACGGGATCTGCAAAGACGTTGCTTGCTGGAGCTGTTTTTAAAGAAACTGGACAAACGCAGTTAATCGTAACAAATAATCTTCTCCAAGCACAAAAAGTATCGGAAGACCTAAAATCAGTAGTTGGGGAAGATAAAGTATTTTTATATCCTGCAAATGAATTAATTGCTTCAGAGATTGCAGTATCAAGTCCAGAGCTTAGATCGCAAAGACTAATCGCATTAAATAGTTTGATGTCAAAAAAACCGTCCGTTGTAGTAACACCTGTTTCAGGATTAATTGGCTTTTTGCCATCTCCAGAATTATGGAATAACTATCAGATCAATTTTGAAATTGGTGAAGAAATTAACTTATCGAATTTGATTTCAAAGTTTGTCCAAATGGGCTATGAACGTGTTGGTATGGTCGAAAGTAAGGGAGAGTTTAGCGTACGCGGAGGAATTCTTGATATCTATCCGCTAACTTATGAAGATCCTATTCGAATTGAACTCTTTGATACAGAAATCGACTCAATCCGTTCGTTTTCTCCTGATTCACAAAGGTCTATTACAAAATATGAGAGTGTCCATATTGGTCCAGCGACGGAAAGGATTATTTCCAAGACTGATTTGCAATTAGGAGTTCAACGAATTGAACAAGCATTTAAAACAACTCTATCAAAAATAAGTGATCAACAAGTAAAAGAGTTATTGGTTGAAAAGGTAACCTATGACCTTGAGCAACTAAAGCAAGGGCAATTAATAGATCAAATATACAAATACTTTGGTTTAATCTATGAAAACCAATTTAGTTTACTAGATTACGTTCCAAAGGAAACTGTTGTTGTTATTGATGAAATTTCGAGGGTTCAAGAAATAGTAGAGCAGCTAAAAAAAGATGAAGCAGAGTGGTATACGTCATTACTTGCTGAAGGAAATGCATTACATGGAGTAAGTTTTTCACATGACTTTTTTGAATTACTACATTCGAGAAAGCGTCAACAAATTCATACGAGTCTTTTCCCTAGAAGAGTACCTCATACGCATCCTGAACAAGTAGTTTCGATTCAATGTAAATCGATGCAAGAGTTTCATGGACAAATGAATCTGTTGAAAAATGAATTAGATCGATGGAAGAAAAATAACTATACAATTGTTATGCTCGGTGAAAGTGATGAAAGAACAAATAAAATTGAAAATATATTAGAAGATTACAAAATCGAAGGTAAAATTGTCTCTTCTTTAGAGCAAATAAAAAATGGTGAAGTATACATCTTGAAGGGTGATCTTCGTTCTGGATTCGAACTTCCTTTGGAGAAATTTGTTCTAATAACAGAGCGTGAGTTATTCACTAAAAAAGCTAAGAAGAAAAAAAGAATCAATACAAAATTATCAAATGCAGAACGAATAAAAAATTACTCAGAATTAAAAGTTGGAGATTATGTTGTTCATGTAAATCATGGTATTGGTAAGTTTTTAGGAATTGAAACATTAGAGATTAATGGTATTCATAAAGATTATTTACATATTCGATATCATGGGGACGACAAATTATTCGTACCGATAGAACAAATTGATCAAGTGCAAAAGTATGTTGGATCTGAAGGTAAGGAACCAAAGATTTATAAACTTGGTGGTACTGATTGGAAAAAGGTTAAGAAGAAGGTTGAAGGCTCCGTTCAGGATATTGCTGATGATTTAATTAAGCTTTATGCAGAACGCGAAGCATCGAAAGGCTATGCTTTTTCACCTGATGGCCTCGAACAACAAGAATTCGAATCTTCATTTCCTTATCAGGAAACTGACGATCAACTTAGATCAATTCATGAAATTAAAAAGGATATGGAAAGAGAACGTCCAATGGATCGACTGCTTTGTGGTGACGTAGGATACGGAAAAACTGAAGTAGCTATCCGGGCGGCTTTTAAAGCAATTGTTGAAGGAAAGCAAGTTGCTATTTTAGTTCCTACTACAATTTTGGCACAGCAGCATTTCGAAACATTAAGAGAAAGGTTTCAAGATCATCCAATTAATATCGGTTTGTTAAATCGTTTCCGCTCTCGCAAACAGCAGCTTGAAACGATGAAAGGCTTAAAAGAGGGCTCTGTTGATATAGTAGTTGGAACACACCGCTTATTATCAAAGGATATTCTATATAAAGATTTAGGACTTTTAATTATTGATGAAGAGCAAAGATTTGGTGTATCTCATAAAGAAAAAATAAAACAACTAAAAGCAAATATAGATGTTTTAACTTTAACTGCAACTCCAATCCCTCGTACATTGCATATGTCGATGCTAGGAGTTAGAGATTTATCAGTCATTGAAACGCCACCAGAAAATCGTTTTCCAGTTCAAACTTATGTAGTTGAATATAATGCTGCATTAGTGAGAGAAGCGATTGAAAGAGAGCTTGCTCGAGATGGACAAATATATTTCTTATATAATCGAGTAGAAGATATTGAACGTATGGCTGAACAGATTTCGATGCTTGTACCAGATGCAAAAGTAGCTGTAGCACATGGTCGAATGAATGAAGGGGAACTTGAATCAGTTATGTATGCCTTTTTAGATGGTCAATATGACGTATTAGTAAGTACGACGATTATCGAAACAGGCGTGGATATTCCAAATGTTAATACATTGATTGTATATGATGCAGATCGAATGGGTCTATCAACGCTTTATCAATTACGAGGGCGCGTAGGTCGTTCGAATAGAGTGGCATATGCGTACTTCACATATAAACAGGATAAAGTATTGACTGAGGTTGCCGAGAAGCGTCTGCAAGCAATTAAAGAATTTACAGAACTAGGTTCAGGTTTCAAAATCGCAATGCGTGACTTATCAATACGAGGTGCAGGAAATTTACTTGGAGCACAACAACATGGATTTATTGATTCGGTTGGTTTCGATTTATATTCTCAAATGTTAAAAGATGCAATCGAACAGCGTAGAGGGGTTAAGAAAGAAGATATTATTTCAATTGAAATTGACATTGAAGTAGATGCTTATTTACCTGACACGTACATCCAAGATAGTAAGCAAAAAATTGAGATGTACAAGCAATTTAGACGTGTTGAAACGTTTGAAGAGTTAAACGATTTACAAGATGAATTAATGGATCGTTTTGGTGATTTCCCGTTAGAAGTAGGTTACCTATGTCAGGTTGCTCATATTAAACTTTTAGCTATTGCAGAGAAGATTGAACTGATTAAACAAGTTAAATCAGAAGTGAGTGTTTATTTCTCTGAGAAGGCAAGTGCTAATATTGATGGTGGTAAGTTATTTCAACTATGTAATTCATTCGGTAGAGGCATTGGTCTAGGTATGGATGGATCGAAATTAAAAGTAACGTTTGACGTAAAAGGAAAAAATCCAGCTGATTGGCTTACTACGCTAGAAGGTTTAATTAATGGATTAAAGAACGTGAAAAAAGAGAGTGTAAACGCTTAG
- the spoVT gene encoding stage V sporulation protein T produces MKATGIVRRIDDLGRVVIPKEIRRTLRIREGDPLEIFVDRDGEVILKKYSPISELSDFAKEYADALYDTLGHTVIISDRDSVVAVAGASKKEYLNKNIGDIIEKTMVERNSKVVSEPGEASFIESVIEKYQSYAVGAVIASGDPIGAVVIFSKDKTISEVEKKAIDTATNFLARQMEQ; encoded by the coding sequence ATGAAAGCAACAGGTATAGTTCGTCGAATTGACGATTTAGGTCGAGTAGTAATACCAAAAGAAATTAGGAGAACTTTACGGATTCGTGAGGGTGATCCATTAGAAATATTTGTGGACCGAGATGGAGAAGTCATTTTAAAGAAATATTCACCAATTAGTGAATTAAGTGATTTTGCGAAGGAGTACGCTGATGCACTTTACGACACACTTGGACATACTGTCATTATAAGTGACCGAGATTCAGTTGTAGCAGTTGCGGGGGCTTCCAAAAAAGAATACTTAAACAAAAACATTGGTGATATTATCGAAAAAACTATGGTGGAGCGTAACTCAAAAGTAGTTAGCGAGCCTGGGGAAGCTTCATTTATCGAAAGTGTAATTGAAAAATACCAATCCTATGCAGTAGGAGCAGTCATCGCAAGTGGAGATCCAATTGGAGCTGTTGTTATCTTTTCAAAGGATAAAACAATTTCTGAAGTGGAAAAGAAAGCAATCGATACTGCTACTAACTTCTTAGCTAGACAAATGGAGCAATAA
- a CDS encoding putative polysaccharide biosynthesis protein — MQKAKQKAALQGALFITIASLLSKVLSAFYKIPYQNIAGDLGYYIYQQVYPVYAIALAFSTYGFPLVLSSYVAERLAKKDDKGAKDLVYATFMMLLVIGILCFFTLYIGSNSIAKFMRDDHLAMLIRVVSVGFLFVPITSAFRGYYQGLGDMGPTSVSQVIEQLIRVITILVLSLYLIQTTDNLYIVGAGAVSGSILGSIAAILYFFYWVSFRGSGLTIPSFGLLKTYRLELKTILYQGILLSLSSLVLVFIQFIDSLSFYPLLVQYGYHVEGAKLVKGIYDRGFPLIQLGSVIASSFSLALIPYLSSELVRKEHHSINNRISGAIRVSIVVGAAATIGLISIIHPTNIMLYRNDLGTDVLTVLCISIFFAGVSITTSSIAQGLGKSLIPALNVIAGGCVKFIGNVILMEQIGSKGAAYSTVSALIIVTILNLAYIYKLSKVTFFDFKFIVKLLVSVAILYGCVYGYEYVFEKYAMFINPLRLRMLVEALSSAVVGAIVFAIVLIKIKLFTVEELSSIVKSEKLRKWLS, encoded by the coding sequence TTGCAAAAAGCTAAGCAAAAAGCAGCCCTACAAGGGGCTTTGTTCATAACAATAGCATCATTATTATCGAAAGTACTAAGTGCGTTTTATAAAATTCCTTATCAAAATATTGCCGGCGATTTAGGTTACTATATTTACCAACAGGTTTATCCTGTCTACGCAATTGCTTTAGCTTTTTCTACATATGGCTTTCCTTTAGTTTTATCATCTTATGTTGCTGAAAGATTGGCGAAAAAAGACGACAAAGGGGCTAAAGATTTGGTGTATGCAACATTTATGATGTTGTTGGTCATTGGTATATTGTGTTTCTTTACTTTATACATAGGAAGTAATAGTATAGCGAAGTTTATGCGTGATGATCATCTAGCGATGTTAATTCGTGTTGTTAGTGTTGGCTTTTTATTTGTTCCAATTACTTCAGCATTTCGAGGATATTATCAAGGTTTAGGGGATATGGGACCAACTTCAGTCAGTCAGGTGATTGAGCAATTAATTCGAGTTATTACGATTTTAGTGCTGTCACTTTATTTAATTCAAACGACCGACAATCTTTATATTGTCGGTGCAGGGGCTGTTTCAGGTTCAATACTTGGTAGTATAGCAGCGATACTGTACTTCTTTTATTGGGTTTCTTTTCGTGGATCTGGTTTGACCATACCCTCATTTGGTTTACTTAAAACCTATCGATTAGAATTAAAAACAATTTTGTATCAAGGTATCCTACTGAGCTTAAGTAGTTTAGTACTTGTATTCATTCAGTTTATCGATTCACTCTCTTTTTATCCGTTATTAGTACAGTATGGATATCATGTTGAAGGTGCTAAGCTAGTAAAGGGTATTTATGATCGTGGATTTCCGCTCATTCAATTAGGCTCTGTCATTGCTTCATCATTTTCACTGGCCTTAATTCCGTACTTATCAAGTGAATTAGTTCGTAAAGAACATCATTCTATTAATAATCGAATCTCAGGTGCCATTAGAGTAAGTATTGTAGTAGGAGCAGCAGCAACAATTGGTTTAATTTCAATTATCCATCCGACCAATATCATGCTTTATCGAAATGATTTAGGAACGGATGTCTTAACTGTTTTATGTATATCGATCTTCTTTGCTGGGGTATCGATTACGACATCTTCAATCGCACAAGGATTAGGTAAAAGTTTAATTCCAGCTTTAAATGTAATTGCTGGAGGTTGTGTTAAATTTATTGGAAATGTTATTTTAATGGAGCAAATCGGATCTAAGGGAGCAGCTTATTCAACGGTATCTGCTTTAATTATTGTTACGATTTTGAACTTAGCTTATATATATAAATTGTCAAAAGTAACATTTTTTGACTTTAAGTTTATTGTGAAATTACTAGTATCTGTAGCCATTTTGTATGGTTGTGTATATGGTTATGAATATGTATTTGAAAAATATGCGATGTTTATTAACCCACTTCGTTTGAGAATGTTAGTTGAGGCACTATCTTCAGCGGTTGTAGGTGCAATCGTATTCGCGATTGTATTAATAAAAATTAAGTTATTTACAGTAGAAGAGCTAAGCTCAATCGTTAAAAGTGAAAAATTAAGAAAATGGCTTTCTTAA